A window of Diabrotica virgifera virgifera chromosome 9, PGI_DIABVI_V3a contains these coding sequences:
- the LOC126891566 gene encoding uncharacterized protein LOC126891566 — protein MADKLKKYTFQRRMAMNDLETLLSLSDSALTEVHKQSLFRVRYSELDDVLESFNKNHQNIVTNLLNSEPTDAQLDSEDIIHDDNSQKNEENIAASNAVQPPSNVRLPQLELVKFSGDFTSAITFFDLFDALVHRRPNVDDTEKLTYLIQSLEGPPLRLAKSLPLARENYVRIYDKLKNRYLNKRLRAMAHWCKIKEAPATMFKNSDSYSNLIDTFSENLSALENLGYKISDFVLAYKILTKLDEETHQRFELLHGSSEMPTFIQLSDFLESQCISFDSSLLLPCSPKDSNRKNKSPSKHNANKNGSKVNNRYSFFSKPNATTCLLCSADHHLKDCSLFLNKSPYERYNACKRMRLCFKCLEKHDSRSCSVTSRCGHCNSSHHSLLHFKSSESATHGATFVAAAPTTASSDAQVNTGTLSSHAASLGSVTSKNSSVLLATAVVEIMDGCGLYQPVRALIDGGSMTSFVSQSCIRQLGIRHSSATLSVQGIGAIKSTVVGRVDLQIKPVDRVDPIFNCEAFVLPKICEDLPVVGLDVEHWSYIANLKLADPRFHLSGKVDLLLGADIFSQLLLEGKVQTPRGMPDALNTVFGYVLIGPCSSVPMTSATSLFCHVDQMVSLEESVKQFWSLETVPEVECSAPEDILCEKNFVENVCRDGSGRYTVALPFRELSPVFPGMFELAVNRFLSLEKRLLKNPSVYQEDCTFMKDYLDLHHMELIFSSDEELQEFRLLTVTYGVSSAPFLALRTLLQLSEDEGREFPLAAEVLRTSTYVDDIVCGGDTLEIALDLRNELISLLSRGQFELRKWSSNDMRLLEGLPESHIGKKPISFDNNSCSSPLKILGLVWNAQLDCFSFEVTALDKSCTKRSMLSELARVFDPVGFLAPMTLFTNHLIQRLWLSGIDWDDSPPGSICKVWNQYKEQLLSLSQLEIPGCMFVSRYICCENPADLASRGVLPALMLEKSHWFAGPEFLYNTDPIPDASCCFSECAEMLDEERVVTLACVNDDNFLENLLNDISNFSFIRRLIAWIVRPTFSDASSKFETISLTSSVVCATGHTSSANARTIFVPLVVMSGLTLV, from the exons ATGGCtgacaaattgaaaaaatataccTTTCAAAGGAGAATGGCAATGAACGATTTAGAAACGTTATTGTCTTTATCCGATTCTGCTCTTACAGAGGTTCATAAGCAGTCGCTTTTTCGTGTTCGGTACTCAGAATTAGACGATGTTTTGGAGAGTTTTAAtaaaaatcatcaaaacatcGTTACAAATCTTTTGAACTCTGAACCTACGGATGCTCAATTAGATTCTGAGGACATTATTC ATGATGATAATAGTCAAAAGAATGAGGAAAATATCGCCGCTTCGAATGCAGTACAACCTCCTAGTAATGTTCGCTTGCCGCAGTTAGAATTAGTTAAATTTTCCGGTGATTTTACGTCAGCAATTACTTTTTTTGACTTGTTCGATGCGCTTGTGCACCGTAGACCTAACGTTGATGATACGGAAAAATTAACGTATTTGATTCAAAGTTTAGAAGGGCCTCCTTTAAGGTTAGCTAAATCCTTGCCTTTAGCTAGAGAAAATTATGTTAGGATttatgataaattaaaaaataggtatttaaatAAACGTTTGCGTGCAATGGCACATTGGTGCAAAATTAAAGAAGCTCCCGCAACTATGTTTAAGAATTCTGATAGTTATAGTAATTTAATTGATACCTTTTCGGAAAATTTATCAGCTTTAGAAAATTTGGGTTATAAAATTTCGGATTTTGTGTTAGCTTACAAAATTCTCACCAAGCTTGACGAGGAGACTCACCAACGTTTTGAATTATTACATGGGTCTAGTGAAATGCCTACGTTTATTCAATTATCTGATTTCCTAGAAAGTCAATGCATTTCGTTTGACTCATCCTTGTTGTTGCCTTGTTCTCCCAAGGATtctaatagaaaaaataaatcgCCTTCTAAACACAATGCAAATAAAAATGGTTCTAAAGTCAATAATCGCTATAGTTTTTTTTCGAAGCCTAATGCGACGACTTGTTTGTTATGTTCTGCCGATCACCATTTAAAAgattgttctttatttttaaataaatctccTTATGAACGGTACAACGCTTGTAAGAGAATGCGtctttgttttaaatgtttagaAAAACACGATTCTCGTAGTTGTAGTGTCACCTCTCGTTGTGGTCATTGTAATTCATCCCACCATAGTCTTTTACATTTTAAAAGTTCTGAAAGTGCCACTCACGGCGCTACTTTTGTTGCTGCCGCTCCGACTACTGCTTCTTCTGATGCTCAGGTTAATACTGGAACATTGAGCTCACATGCTGCATCATTAGGTAGTGTTACCTCAAAAAACTCGAGCGTTTTGTTAGCTACTGCTGTGGTAGAAATTATGGATGGTTGTGGATTGTATCAACCTGTTCGAGCTTTAATTGATGGGGGCAGCATGACCTCTTTTGTATCTCAGTCTTGTATTCGTCAGTTAGGTATTAGACACTCTTCTGCTACCTTATCGGTACAAGGTATTGGTGCTATAAAAAGTACAGTGGTTGGTCGAGTTGATCTTCAGATAAAACCTGTGGATAGAGTGGATCCTATTTTTAATTGTGAGGCGTTTGTGTTGCCAAAAATTTGTGAGGACCTACCCGTTGTTGGTTTGGATGTTGAGCATTGGTcttatattgctaatttaaagttgGCAGATCCTCGGTTTCATCTATCTGGTAAGGTGGACTTATTGCTTGGAGCTGATATCTTTTCTCAGTTATTATTAGAAGGTAAAGTTCAAACTCCTAGAGGTATGCCTGATGCTCTTAATACCGTTTTTGGCTATGTCCTTATAGGTCCCTGTAGTTCGGTTCCTATGACATCTGCCACCTCGTTGTTTTGTCACGTGGATCAAATGGTTTCGTTGGAGGAGTCTGTAAAGCAGTTTTGGAGTTTAGAAACTGTTCCTGAAGTAGAATGTTCAGCTCCTGAAGATATTCTTTGTGAGAAAAATTTTGTTGAGAATGTTTGTCGAGACGGCTCTGGTCGTTATACCGTTGCTCTACCTTTCAGGGAATTATCTCCTGTTTTTCCAGGAATGTTTGAGTTAGCTGTAAATCGTTTTCTTTCCTTAGAAAAAAGGCTTTTGAAAAATCCTAGTGTTTATCAGGAAGATTGTACCTTTATGAAAGATTATTTGGATTTGCATCATATGGAGCTTAT ATTCTCTTCTGATGAAGAGTTACAGGAATTTCGGTTATTAACAGTTACTTATGGTGTATCATCAGCTCCTTTTCTTGCTTTAAGGACTTTGTTGCAGCTGAGTGAAGATGAAGGTAGAGAGTTTCCCCTTGCCGCTGAAGTTTTGCGTACGAGTACTTATGTTGACGATATAGTGTGTGGTGGTGATACCTTAGAAATTGCGCTAGATCTTCGGAATGAGTTGATATCCTTGTTATCTCGAGGTCAGTTTGAATTGCGTAAGTGGTCGAGCAATGATATGCGATTATTAGAAGGTCTACCGGAGTCGCATATTGGTAAGAAACCTATTTCCTTTGATAATAATAGTTGTTCGTCACCTCTAAAAATCCTTGGACTTGTATGGAATGCACAGTTGgattgtttttcttttgaagtGACAGCTCTGGACAAATCTTGTACTAAGAGAAGTATGTTGTCTGAATTGGCCCGAGTGTTTGATCCTGTAGGGTTTCTAGCTCCCATGACTTTGTTCACGAATCACCTTATCCAACGTTTATGGTTGTCCGGAATCGACTGGGATGACTCTCCTCCAGGCTCAATTTGTAAAGTTTGGAACCAGTATAAGGAACAACTGTTATCCCTTTCACAGCTTGAAATACCTGGCTGCATGTTCGTGTCCAGGTATATTTGTTGTGAG AATCCCGCTGATTTGGCTTCCAGAGGTGTTTTACCTGCTCTAATGTTGGAGAAATCTCATTGGTTTGCAGGTCCTGAGTTTTTGTATAACACAGATCCCATTCCAGACGCTTCCTGTTGCTTTTCTGAGTGTGCTGAAATGCTTGATGAGGAGCGTGTGGTAACTTTGGCTTGTGTTAATGATGATAATTTTCTTGAGAATCTATTGAATGACATTTCCAATTTCTCGTTTATACGACGACTTATAGCTTGGATCGTGAG